The following proteins are encoded in a genomic region of Dehalococcoidia bacterium:
- a CDS encoding amidase: MRTAIEEAKQVRMGERSPLDLVEEALRRIDAVDGRVRAWVEVDRSRALLTARQRYDGSRHGTAVGELIGVPVGIKDIIDVDGLPTRAGAPEFAHYTPQRAATVVERLRQEGAIILGKTATTQFAYSDPAPTRNPWDLERTPGGSSSGSAAAVAAGMAHVALGTQTVGSVLRPAAYCGVVGLKATHGRVSTAGVIPLAWSLDHVGVFARCVADAALTLEVIAGHDPADPRSSEAPVPPMAPSGRKPPRLALLRGFWEARASDEIARHIEDVAVRLASSGATIADVEAPFSIEDVLAISQPVMRFEAARYHRDAFAKHAGEYAPGIRGLIEAGLRTSEQEYEAARARQEDLRAAITALLEGHDALLLPVAPSPAPPGLQSTGDPAFCAPASTAGLPAISLPSGLSAERLPLAVQLIGRAFEEPSLLDAAAWVEARLGFDERPPL; the protein is encoded by the coding sequence GTGCGCACTGCCATCGAAGAGGCGAAGCAAGTCCGGATGGGCGAGCGCTCGCCCCTCGACCTCGTCGAGGAGGCGCTGCGCCGGATCGACGCGGTCGATGGCCGCGTGCGCGCGTGGGTAGAGGTCGACCGCTCGCGCGCCCTCCTGACGGCACGCCAGCGGTACGATGGCTCGCGCCACGGCACCGCAGTCGGCGAGCTTATCGGCGTCCCTGTCGGCATCAAGGACATCATCGATGTCGACGGTCTGCCAACTCGCGCGGGGGCCCCCGAGTTCGCGCACTACACGCCGCAGCGGGCGGCCACGGTGGTCGAGAGGCTGCGCCAGGAGGGCGCGATCATCCTTGGCAAGACGGCAACCACTCAGTTCGCCTATTCGGACCCGGCCCCGACCCGCAACCCCTGGGACCTGGAGCGCACGCCTGGCGGCTCCTCTTCCGGATCCGCCGCCGCCGTCGCCGCCGGCATGGCGCACGTCGCGCTGGGCACACAGACCGTGGGCTCGGTGCTCCGCCCTGCCGCCTATTGCGGCGTCGTCGGCCTCAAGGCGACGCACGGCCGGGTGAGCACGGCCGGCGTCATTCCCCTCGCCTGGAGCCTCGACCACGTGGGCGTGTTCGCGCGCTGCGTTGCGGACGCTGCCCTCACCCTCGAGGTCATCGCCGGCCATGACCCCGCCGACCCTCGCTCCTCCGAGGCCCCGGTGCCGCCGATGGCGCCCTCCGGCAGGAAGCCGCCGCGGCTCGCCTTGCTCCGCGGCTTCTGGGAAGCGCGGGCCTCCGACGAGATTGCCCGTCACATCGAGGACGTCGCGGTTCGTCTCGCCAGCTCGGGCGCGACCATTGCCGATGTCGAGGCGCCCTTCTCAATCGAAGACGTCCTCGCGATATCGCAGCCGGTCATGCGCTTCGAGGCCGCCCGCTACCACCGCGACGCCTTCGCGAAGCATGCCGGTGAGTACGCTCCCGGAATCCGCGGTCTCATCGAAGCCGGCCTCAGAACCTCCGAGCAGGAGTACGAGGCGGCGCGCGCGCGCCAGGAGGACCTGCGCGCCGCGATTACGGCGCTCCTGGAAGGCCACGACGCCCTGTTGCTGCCCGTCGCGCCGTCACCGGCGCCGCCAGGGCTGCAATCGACGGGAGACCCGGCATTCTGCGCCCCGGCCTCCACCGCCGGCCTGCCGGCAATCTCCCTGCCCAGCGGCCTGAGCGCCGAGCGCCTGCCCCTCGCGGTGCAGCTGATCGGCCGCGCGTTCGAAGAGCCGTCGCTGCTCGATGCCGCCGCCTGGGTCGAAGCGCGTCTCGGGTTCGACGAGCGCCCGCCGCTCTAG
- the coaE gene encoding dephospho-CoA kinase (Dephospho-CoA kinase (CoaE) performs the final step in coenzyme A biosynthesis.), giving the protein MPLVIGLTGSIASGKSTVARTMVEMGAVHCDADPLVHRMYDPGKPAFDRIVAIFGEDIVGPDGYIDRRKLGAKTFGKPEEMGKLTRAIGNIGAEVKGVIDRWRQELPEDAVAVMEAVNLIEAGYSAWCECTWLVTTQREKAIERVMARNQFTIEEATQRVDGQRPWELRAPASDHIFHNDGSLEELIEEVRRVYKETYDLYRAGKLPPRKYDAWNEQRMAQMRAQGAAPGQGRPQGQG; this is encoded by the coding sequence ATGCCTCTCGTAATAGGGCTCACCGGGTCAATCGCCTCGGGCAAGAGCACTGTGGCCCGCACCATGGTCGAGATGGGCGCGGTCCACTGCGACGCGGACCCGCTGGTGCACCGCATGTACGACCCCGGGAAGCCGGCCTTCGACCGCATCGTCGCGATCTTCGGCGAGGACATCGTCGGGCCGGACGGCTACATCGACAGGCGCAAGTTGGGCGCGAAGACCTTCGGCAAGCCGGAAGAGATGGGCAAGCTCACACGGGCGATCGGCAACATCGGCGCCGAGGTCAAGGGCGTGATCGACAGGTGGCGCCAGGAACTGCCCGAGGACGCCGTCGCCGTCATGGAGGCGGTGAACCTGATCGAGGCGGGATACTCCGCCTGGTGCGAGTGCACCTGGCTGGTGACGACTCAACGCGAGAAGGCGATCGAGCGGGTTATGGCCCGCAACCAGTTCACCATCGAAGAGGCGACGCAGCGGGTCGACGGCCAGCGGCCCTGGGAGCTGCGCGCCCCGGCCTCCGACCACATCTTCCATAACGACGGCAGCCTCGAGGAGCTGATCGAAGAGGTCCGGCGCGTCTACAAGGAGACGTATGACCTCTACCGCGCCGGCAAGCTGCCGCCGCGCAAGTACGACGCCTGGAACGAGCAGCGCATGGCCCAGATGCGGGCGCAGGGCGCCGCGCCGGGACAAGGGAGGCCACAGGGACAGGGCTAG
- a CDS encoding DUF6391 domain-containing protein, translating into MLGRFVANVRRNHALEHATVQLLLARLGPDLRLVGRAVNDGFYIYGNVPTNSLQECAAEGLARLKRGESFWAVTPLCGTNIVTAGIVASLASLAVSGGGSRGEKVPNAMLAGIVAVTLSQPLGRLLQKHLTTSPDLADTEIVGVERRNNGSVHKVLTSRAGAPA; encoded by the coding sequence ATGCTGGGCAGATTCGTAGCTAACGTGCGCCGGAACCATGCGCTGGAGCACGCAACGGTGCAGCTCTTGCTGGCGAGGTTGGGGCCGGACCTGAGGCTTGTGGGCCGCGCCGTCAACGACGGCTTCTACATCTACGGCAACGTGCCGACCAACTCGCTGCAGGAGTGCGCCGCCGAAGGGTTGGCGCGCCTGAAGCGCGGCGAGTCTTTCTGGGCGGTGACGCCTCTGTGCGGCACGAACATCGTGACCGCGGGGATCGTTGCCAGCCTGGCTTCGCTGGCGGTGAGCGGAGGCGGCTCGCGCGGCGAGAAAGTGCCGAACGCGATGCTCGCCGGCATCGTGGCCGTGACGCTATCGCAGCCCCTGGGCCGGCTGCTGCAGAAGCACCTCACGACCAGCCCCGACCTCGCCGACACGGAGATCGTCGGTGTCGAGCGGCGGAACAACGGCTCGGTGCACAAGGTGCTGACATCGAGGGCGGGCGCGCCCGCCTAG
- a CDS encoding GYD domain-containing protein, whose protein sequence is MPAYLLQVAYTSEAWAAMVKNPQDRIAMVAPAVEGLGGRVIAGYFAFGEYDVVALLEMPDNVSAAAFAIAAAAGGAVKAVKTTPLMSSAEAMEASRKAAGSAYRPPQ, encoded by the coding sequence ATGCCGGCATACCTGCTCCAGGTGGCTTATACGTCCGAGGCATGGGCCGCCATGGTCAAGAACCCCCAGGACCGGATCGCCATGGTGGCGCCCGCTGTCGAGGGTCTAGGCGGCAGGGTCATTGCGGGCTACTTTGCCTTCGGCGAGTACGACGTGGTGGCGCTTCTGGAGATGCCCGACAACGTTTCGGCTGCAGCGTTCGCAATCGCTGCGGCGGCCGGCGGCGCGGTCAAAGCTGTCAAGACGACTCCACTCATGAGCTCAGCAGAGGCGATGGAGGCCTCGAGGAAGGCCGCGGGCTCCGCGTACCGGCCGCCGCAATGA
- a CDS encoding NUDIX hydrolase produces the protein MEGRRYIVNVEAFVYHEGRYLMIVRGATEEIAPGTLTPPGGKVDAVGLVQDVLEKTLRREVLEEAGVEVEDDVAYVESHSFDASDVTIVDLVFLARYRSGEPSPADAEEVAGIEWLTYDEVMADSRAMPWTRESLKRAEAVRRARGW, from the coding sequence GTGGAAGGCCGCCGCTACATCGTGAACGTCGAGGCCTTTGTCTATCACGAGGGCCGATATCTCATGATCGTGCGCGGGGCGACCGAAGAGATTGCTCCCGGCACCCTGACGCCCCCGGGCGGAAAGGTCGACGCGGTTGGCCTCGTGCAGGACGTGCTGGAGAAGACGTTGCGCCGCGAAGTCCTCGAGGAGGCCGGCGTCGAAGTCGAGGACGATGTCGCGTACGTCGAGAGTCACTCCTTCGACGCCTCCGACGTCACGATCGTCGACCTCGTATTCCTGGCCCGCTATCGCAGCGGCGAGCCCTCCCCCGCTGACGCCGAGGAGGTAGCCGGCATCGAGTGGCTGACCTACGACGAGGTCATGGCAGACTCGCGGGCGATGCCCTGGACCCGCGAGAGCCTGAAGCGGGCCGAGGCCGTGCGCCGGGCGCGAGGATGGTGA
- a CDS encoding ABC transporter permease gives MTNYIGRRLILNFVVLLFVASLVFFATRALPSDFAEKRLATSLEITDQTAAVQQARKELGLDKPLWQQYVIFLGDLATGDLGRSYETHRSTWQEVSRRLGPTLQLSVATMLIAYSMSIPIGVLSAVKQNQWLDYVLRGFAVLGVAMPQFVTALFLSLLVVKLSLFEIDVVGRPNLWTDPEAAVKLYAIPALAGGIAGGAGVMRILRSQMLEVMRQDYIRTARSKGLRDRNVWLHHALKNAMLPVLTVFGFTLGGLISGQIILENMFNIDGVGRFLFTSLNTRDFPPFQGTVLIIATVVVTVNLAVDVMYAWLDPRIRYT, from the coding sequence TTGACGAACTACATCGGCAGGAGGTTGATACTCAATTTCGTTGTCCTCCTGTTCGTAGCCTCGCTGGTGTTTTTCGCGACGCGGGCGCTCCCGAGCGACTTCGCCGAGAAGCGCCTGGCGACCAGCCTGGAGATAACGGACCAGACAGCGGCGGTCCAGCAGGCCCGCAAGGAGTTGGGGCTGGACAAGCCGCTCTGGCAGCAGTACGTCATCTTCCTGGGCGACCTTGCCACCGGCGACCTGGGCCGGTCTTACGAGACCCACAGGAGCACCTGGCAGGAGGTATCGAGGCGTCTGGGGCCCACGTTGCAGCTCAGCGTGGCCACGATGCTCATCGCCTACTCGATGAGCATCCCGATCGGCGTCCTCAGCGCCGTGAAACAGAACCAGTGGCTCGATTACGTCCTGCGAGGCTTCGCGGTCCTTGGTGTGGCCATGCCCCAGTTCGTGACTGCCCTGTTCCTGTCGCTCCTGGTGGTCAAGCTGTCTTTGTTCGAGATCGACGTCGTGGGCCGGCCCAACCTGTGGACAGACCCCGAGGCCGCCGTGAAGCTCTACGCCATCCCGGCCCTCGCCGGGGGCATCGCCGGCGGGGCCGGGGTCATGCGCATCCTGCGCTCGCAGATGCTGGAGGTCATGCGCCAGGACTACATCCGGACTGCCCGCTCGAAGGGCCTGCGGGACCGGAACGTCTGGCTGCACCACGCCCTAAAGAACGCGATGTTGCCTGTCCTGACCGTCTTCGGGTTCACGCTCGGCGGGCTCATCAGCGGCCAGATCATCCTCGAGAACATGTTCAACATCGACGGCGTGGGGCGATTCCTCTTCACCAGTCTCAACACGCGCGACTTCCCGCCCTTCCAGGGGACGGTGCTCATAATCGCGACCGTCGTGGTGACAGTGAACCTGGCCGTGGACGTCATGTACGCCTGGCTGGACCCGCGTATCCGCTACACGTAG
- a CDS encoding nuclear transport factor 2 family protein, with translation LRRRWTVAHPNAEILRRIDEAQASGDLEALFANFTEDIKGHVMGRNSLAGDFEGKEKMQEVFGRFMSAMGDYSFENHAYLADDEHGVALQTSKAQRGGKTLELQEAFICHFRGGKVSEMWYVPLDQAAFDAWVG, from the coding sequence ACTACGCCGGAGGTGGACCGTGGCGCACCCAAACGCAGAGATCCTGCGCAGGATCGACGAGGCGCAGGCCAGTGGAGACCTCGAGGCTCTCTTCGCCAACTTCACGGAGGACATCAAGGGTCACGTGATGGGCCGCAACTCCCTTGCCGGCGACTTCGAGGGCAAGGAGAAGATGCAGGAGGTCTTCGGCAGGTTCATGTCGGCCATGGGCGACTACAGCTTCGAGAACCACGCCTACCTGGCGGACGACGAGCACGGCGTAGCCCTGCAGACATCGAAGGCCCAGCGCGGTGGCAAGACCCTCGAGCTACAGGAAGCCTTCATCTGCCACTTCCGCGGCGGCAAGGTCTCCGAGATGTGGTACGTACCGCTGGACCAGGCCGCCTTCGACGCCTGGGTCGGCTGA
- a CDS encoding ABC transporter permease produces MTERQQAIEVSPVIDFDYRSGASVRRALQALWRMADRNRLGAFGMALVMIVLAAALFGPLIKRYGDTQTFETANPDYNPLASPLDIVANPQKQYTSPVILRRWEPPLTGEHWLGTDQFGRDIYARIIAGARLAVIIGVGASFISVAAGTVLGTISGYFGGLVDLILQRFVDAVFAFPGLVLLLLLVSVVDQPSLALTVAVLGFLGFASSTRVVRSTVLSVSQMAYVEAARSYGASDLRLMLRHVLPNIFATVVVIFSISIGLYILAEAGLSFLGLGPADQTTWGKMVNNGRHTLDLHPWESVFAGLAITLAVLGFNLAGDALRDELDPRLRGR; encoded by the coding sequence TTGACGGAAAGGCAGCAAGCCATCGAGGTCTCACCGGTAATCGACTTCGATTACCGTAGCGGCGCCTCCGTCAGGCGTGCGTTGCAGGCGCTCTGGCGGATGGCCGACCGCAACCGCCTGGGCGCGTTCGGCATGGCCCTGGTGATGATCGTGCTCGCCGCTGCCCTGTTCGGCCCGCTGATCAAGCGATACGGCGACACGCAGACGTTTGAGACCGCGAACCCGGACTACAACCCGCTGGCGAGCCCGCTGGACATCGTGGCCAATCCGCAGAAGCAGTACACGTCGCCGGTCATACTCAGGCGCTGGGAGCCGCCCCTGACCGGCGAGCACTGGCTTGGCACGGACCAGTTTGGGCGCGACATCTACGCCCGCATCATCGCCGGCGCGCGCCTGGCCGTGATCATCGGTGTAGGGGCGTCGTTCATCTCCGTGGCCGCCGGCACCGTGCTGGGGACGATCTCCGGTTACTTCGGCGGACTTGTAGACCTGATCCTGCAGCGCTTCGTCGATGCCGTGTTCGCCTTCCCCGGGCTGGTGTTGCTCCTGCTGCTCGTGTCCGTGGTCGACCAACCCAGCCTGGCGCTGACGGTAGCCGTCCTGGGCTTCCTGGGCTTCGCCAGCTCGACGCGCGTAGTGCGCTCGACCGTGCTCTCGGTCTCCCAGATGGCATACGTGGAAGCGGCGCGCTCCTACGGCGCGAGTGACCTGCGCCTGATGCTGCGCCACGTGCTGCCGAACATCTTCGCGACGGTGGTAGTCATATTCTCCATCAGCATCGGCCTCTACATCCTGGCGGAGGCCGGGCTCTCTTTCCTGGGCCTGGGCCCGGCCGACCAGACGACCTGGGGCAAGATGGTGAACAACGGTCGTCACACCCTTGACCTGCATCCCTGGGAGTCCGTGTTCGCGGGGCTTGCGATCACGCTTGCCGTGCTCGGCTTCAACCTTGCCGGCGACGCCCTGCGCGACGAACTGGACCCCCGGTTGCGCGGCAGGTGA